One window of the Streptococcus parasanguinis ATCC 15912 genome contains the following:
- a CDS encoding glycosyltransferase family 4 protein, with translation MKILFVSPVGAMFSGAEVSIVNLMKLLVQQGHEVYNAIPDNAPHIDKDYLRHMDTTGIKLFQLKTNQWWWPESKTLDISDLEIQASQQKNIEEVREIIQNEQIELVISNTVNVFQGAFAAACENVRHFYIIHEFPFGEFGYYKELIPLIDDLSDKIFVVEGELYQTLTNYFTTDKLIPFIPYTEVQAHPLKNSTISRFVSIGGINERKNQLELLEAYNHLNRKEIELVFIGGWDEQYKKLMDDYIQAHHLDHVTFVGFHSDPWSLVTEKDILVLPATLETFSLVFVESVLNGVPAIISDNLGHLSSSKFLESGTLYPLGDRDLLSQQMATVIENFDSYKEKQLLDQELARKKYNLKTIYTVFKDNIEVETPIVNQKLSSKYARFLGMKFKNRDIEVIGKSQVVISASHDGLHSAYHEITKERMENKGSIIFQLEKEKSLKILLSEFPGSYKKLSLIALEDQREIPLVTSNGIDFEDVLVFFNTHPHILFDLSNSSGNRFQFSYEKESDEEFSRHLFNLHEKHKKLSHEYNSIIHSRRWTIPTKILKFLRIRK, from the coding sequence ATGAAAATTTTATTTGTATCTCCTGTTGGAGCCATGTTTAGTGGAGCAGAAGTATCGATTGTGAACTTAATGAAATTGTTGGTTCAGCAAGGTCACGAAGTTTATAATGCGATACCGGATAATGCTCCACACATTGATAAAGACTATCTCCGTCATATGGATACAACTGGAATTAAACTATTTCAGTTAAAAACCAATCAGTGGTGGTGGCCTGAGTCTAAAACGCTGGATATTTCGGATTTAGAAATCCAAGCTTCTCAACAAAAGAATATTGAGGAAGTAAGAGAAATCATTCAGAACGAACAGATCGAACTGGTTATTTCGAATACAGTCAATGTTTTTCAGGGAGCCTTTGCAGCTGCATGTGAAAATGTCAGACATTTTTATATTATTCATGAATTTCCTTTTGGCGAGTTTGGCTATTATAAGGAGCTAATTCCTTTAATTGATGATTTGTCTGATAAAATTTTTGTAGTCGAAGGGGAATTGTACCAGACTCTAACGAATTATTTTACGACTGATAAATTGATTCCCTTTATTCCCTATACAGAAGTTCAAGCGCATCCTCTAAAGAATTCTACTATTTCTCGTTTTGTATCCATTGGTGGAATTAATGAACGGAAAAATCAGCTTGAGTTGCTTGAAGCCTATAATCACTTAAATCGGAAGGAGATCGAATTGGTCTTTATCGGAGGATGGGATGAGCAGTACAAAAAGTTGATGGATGACTATATTCAAGCGCATCATCTAGATCATGTAACTTTTGTTGGGTTTCACTCGGATCCATGGTCCTTGGTGACAGAAAAAGATATCCTCGTCTTACCTGCTACATTAGAAACATTTTCTTTAGTATTTGTGGAATCAGTCTTAAATGGTGTTCCGGCAATTATTTCTGATAATTTAGGTCATTTGTCTTCGAGTAAATTTTTAGAATCTGGAACTTTATATCCGCTAGGGGATAGGGATTTGTTAAGTCAGCAAATGGCTACAGTGATTGAGAATTTTGATAGCTATAAAGAAAAGCAATTACTGGATCAAGAACTCGCTCGAAAGAAATATAATCTTAAGACAATCTATACTGTTTTTAAAGATAACATTGAAGTAGAAACACCAATTGTTAACCAAAAGCTATCTTCTAAGTATGCTCGATTTTTGGGGATGAAATTCAAGAATCGTGATATTGAAGTGATTGGTAAATCTCAGGTGGTGATTTCAGCTTCACACGATGGACTCCACTCAGCCTACCATGAAATAACAAAAGAGAGAATGGAAAATAAGGGCTCTATTATCTTCCAGCTTGAAAAGGAGAAGAGTCTAAAAATATTACTTTCAGAATTTCCGGGATCCTATAAAAAATTGTCACTGATTGCATTGGAGGATCAAAGAGAAATTCCTCTTGTAACTTCAAACGGAATTGATTTCGAGGATGTTTTGGTTTTCTTTAATACCCATCCACATATTCTTTTTGATCTTTCGAATAGTTCAGGTAATCGATTTCAATTCTCCTATGAAAAAGAAAGTGACGAAGAATTTAGCAGACACCTATTCAACTTACATGAGAAACATAAAAAATTATCTCATGAATACAATTCCATCATCCATTCACGCCGTTGGACCATTCCAACAAAGATCTTGAAATTCTTAAGAATAAGGAAATAA
- a CDS encoding rhamnan synthesis F family protein yields MQRLLLYVHFNKFNFISGHVLYQLENIRPLYSRVVFISNSQLPEDVKSNLTAQHLVDDILERQNSGFDFAAWRDGMKTVGFDQLAHFDSVTLMNDTCFGPLWDLEPIYQQFENDKEVDFWGMTNYRKDKDFNEHIQSYYLSFKKQVLTSSAFLEFWQGVQDFTNVQDVIDNYETKVTTNFLDAGFRYKTVFDTIHEDTTGMLYPDFSYYNPTAILNHKVPFIKVKTIANNEGIMPYIFDELERVSNYPLDLILNHMSMIDRPDFPYLLSRKYLKKQELAGDFDKKVAVHLHVFYVDLLEEFLDAFRDFHFDYDLWITTDVEEKKQAIEQILSNRAQDARVVVTGNIGRDVLPMLLLKEQLSKYDYVGHFHTKKSKEADFWAGESWRKELIEMLVKPADQILANMEANPKVGITIADIPTFFRYNRIVVAWNEALISPEMNKLWQRMGATKTIDFEKINTFVMSYGTFVWFKYDALKPLFDLNLTAADVPAEPLPQNSILHAIERLLIYIAWDQKYDFRISQNPHVLTPFIDNKQLNNREDLQPHTFVDFNQIGGIKGALKYIVIGPARAVKYILKRMMKKVK; encoded by the coding sequence ATGCAACGTTTACTTTTATATGTTCACTTCAATAAATTTAACTTTATCAGTGGACATGTACTCTACCAATTAGAAAACATTCGTCCCCTGTATTCACGGGTGGTTTTTATCTCCAATAGTCAGCTACCAGAAGATGTGAAGTCTAATTTAACAGCACAGCATCTGGTAGACGATATTCTAGAGCGCCAAAATAGTGGCTTTGACTTTGCGGCTTGGCGGGATGGAATGAAGACCGTTGGCTTTGACCAACTGGCTCATTTTGATTCTGTTACCCTCATGAATGATACCTGCTTTGGACCTCTTTGGGATCTAGAACCAATTTATCAGCAGTTTGAAAATGATAAAGAAGTGGATTTCTGGGGAATGACCAATTACCGGAAAGACAAGGATTTTAACGAGCATATTCAGAGTTATTATCTTAGTTTTAAAAAACAAGTGTTGACATCAAGCGCCTTCCTAGAATTTTGGCAGGGTGTTCAGGACTTCACCAATGTTCAAGATGTGATTGATAACTATGAAACCAAGGTCACAACGAATTTCTTGGATGCTGGTTTTCGCTATAAGACGGTCTTTGATACCATTCATGAAGACACCACGGGAATGCTCTATCCAGACTTTTCTTACTATAATCCTACAGCGATTCTCAATCATAAGGTTCCTTTCATCAAAGTCAAAACCATTGCAAACAATGAAGGAATTATGCCTTATATTTTTGACGAGTTGGAGCGTGTATCGAACTATCCGTTAGATTTGATTCTCAACCACATGTCTATGATTGATCGCCCAGACTTTCCTTATCTCTTGTCTCGTAAGTACTTGAAAAAACAGGAATTGGCAGGAGATTTTGATAAAAAAGTTGCGGTTCATCTTCATGTCTTTTATGTGGACCTCTTGGAAGAATTTTTAGATGCTTTTCGAGACTTTCATTTTGATTATGACTTATGGATCACGACAGATGTAGAAGAGAAGAAGCAGGCTATTGAACAAATCCTTTCTAATCGGGCACAAGATGCGAGGGTTGTGGTGACTGGAAATATTGGACGAGATGTGTTACCAATGCTGCTCTTAAAAGAGCAACTCTCAAAATACGATTATGTTGGCCATTTCCATACCAAGAAATCCAAAGAAGCAGATTTTTGGGCAGGTGAATCTTGGCGCAAAGAATTGATCGAGATGCTGGTCAAACCGGCTGATCAAATCCTGGCCAATATGGAGGCCAATCCAAAAGTCGGAATCACTATCGCAGATATTCCAACCTTCTTCCGTTACAATCGAATAGTGGTTGCCTGGAATGAAGCTCTTATTTCTCCAGAGATGAACAAGCTCTGGCAACGGATGGGAGCGACCAAGACAATTGATTTTGAAAAGATTAATACCTTTGTCATGAGTTATGGGACCTTTGTTTGGTTTAAATACGATGCTTTGAAACCACTCTTTGATTTGAATTTGACAGCAGCGGATGTTCCGGCTGAACCTCTTCCTCAAAATTCTATCCTTCATGCGATCGAACGTTTGTTGATCTATATTGCCTGGGATCAAAAATATGACTTTAGGATCTCTCAAAACCCACATGTTCTGACACCATTTATCGATAATAAGCAGTTGAACAATCGCGAAGATCTTCAACCCCATACCTTTGTAGACTTTAATCAAATTGGGGGGATTAAAGGCGCCTTGAAGTATATCGTAATAGGGCCAGCAAGAGCTGTGAAATATATACTAAAAAGAATGATGAAGAAAGTGAAATAA
- a CDS encoding sulfatase-like hydrolase/transferase, whose product MKRKKEFNVKEFILSALTKISRTQWYYGVTFVLFSFFNFYLAQNNLAVHNKATGTVLQYVNFLGILFGISFLLLIPILSQFNFKKWFPLKLIVSYLVYNTLSYLTEITIYLNNPKYKVWNFDQNPFFRTGSFLVIFLLFALTGGLVLLRQHYDKLPNRKKGGEEIGENYQYLVLSQLLITFIVTDKNFSTLIYRTDNFLYKAFEIGKYSAQQFWLTNEFLYFLFPLISLLGFLYTKGQRDFVKNKPSFSLVFFSSTTIAIVLNYFIQFSLGRTEPFLGVHYTIPDAILFQILILTAILIFVYICINQYWIATSLISVVSIAFVIANSIKFGMRNEPVLPSDLTWLTKPMTLLSFVDKAQMFYILLLVVFLVCLLVVGKKYLFKGRIISSWKIQIGAIALMLLCFKSVNAIFSDKENGKIKANVPIISTLNNYQDINWLGNTTNARYKGLSYVWMNQLTTEVVPKPDGYSKERLEKIAQKYTNLSNAINKERSNYLNDQTVIYILSESFSDPRKVEGVELTQNPIPNIENIMKTHTSGQMQSDGYGGGTANMEFQTLTGLPFYNLSQTVSVLYTEVFPKLHDVPAISNAYLKQNKVAVHLAGKSNYSRDIVYSRLDFKDFITTDTKGIKYRKEGISPSDESTYNIVLDNLNDKSGQFFSVMTMQNHTPWLEANLETLEAKGKGFSDEENSKLTFYSRLLSQTDTATQSFLESLSKIDKKITVVFYGDHLPGLYPESAFKNNPESQYQTDYFIWSNFDAPKLNYPLVNSSDFSAMVFEQTNSKVSPYYALLTEVLKKASVDKKALEGEAQEIADDLKMVEYDLISGKGYLSKDFFKVPTDKSN is encoded by the coding sequence ATGAAACGGAAAAAAGAGTTTAATGTTAAAGAATTTATCCTCTCAGCATTAACGAAAATCTCAAGAACTCAGTGGTATTATGGGGTTACTTTCGTTCTATTTTCTTTTTTTAATTTTTACCTAGCTCAGAATAATCTTGCAGTTCATAACAAAGCAACAGGAACTGTCCTACAATATGTTAATTTTTTAGGAATTCTATTTGGAATTAGTTTCTTGCTATTAATTCCAATATTATCCCAGTTCAATTTTAAAAAATGGTTTCCTTTAAAGCTGATTGTCAGTTATTTGGTCTACAATACCCTTTCTTATTTGACAGAAATCACGATTTATTTGAATAATCCAAAATACAAGGTTTGGAATTTTGATCAGAATCCATTCTTTAGAACGGGTTCCTTCCTTGTCATTTTCCTTCTATTTGCTCTGACAGGTGGTTTGGTTCTATTGCGACAGCATTATGATAAGCTACCAAATCGGAAAAAAGGAGGAGAAGAGATTGGCGAGAACTACCAGTATCTGGTCTTGTCACAACTCTTGATCACCTTTATCGTAACAGATAAAAACTTTTCAACCCTGATTTACCGGACAGATAATTTTTTGTATAAGGCCTTTGAAATCGGCAAATACTCAGCCCAGCAATTCTGGCTGACAAATGAATTCTTATACTTCCTATTTCCGTTGATTTCCTTGCTTGGATTCTTGTATACAAAAGGGCAGCGAGATTTCGTCAAGAACAAACCGAGTTTCTCTTTAGTGTTCTTCTCTAGTACCACTATTGCAATTGTATTGAATTATTTTATCCAATTCAGTTTAGGGAGAACAGAGCCCTTCTTAGGAGTTCATTACACAATTCCAGATGCTATCTTATTTCAGATCCTTATTTTGACAGCGATTCTCATCTTTGTATATATTTGTATCAATCAATATTGGATCGCTACCAGTCTCATTTCCGTTGTATCTATAGCTTTTGTCATTGCAAACTCCATCAAGTTTGGCATGAGGAATGAGCCGGTTTTACCAAGTGATTTAACTTGGTTGACCAAACCAATGACCCTTTTGAGCTTTGTGGACAAAGCGCAAATGTTTTACATCCTTTTATTGGTGGTCTTTCTGGTTTGTCTACTAGTTGTTGGGAAAAAGTACCTGTTCAAGGGAAGAATTATTTCTTCATGGAAAATACAAATTGGAGCTATTGCATTGATGCTCTTATGTTTTAAGAGTGTCAATGCAATATTCAGTGATAAAGAAAACGGGAAGATCAAAGCTAATGTACCAATTATTAGCACCCTGAACAATTACCAGGATATTAATTGGTTAGGAAATACGACCAATGCACGTTATAAGGGCTTGTCCTACGTTTGGATGAATCAATTGACGACTGAAGTTGTTCCAAAACCGGATGGTTATTCAAAAGAACGTCTTGAGAAAATAGCACAAAAATATACTAACTTGTCGAATGCGATCAATAAGGAGAGAAGTAACTACTTAAACGATCAAACGGTCATCTATATTCTGAGTGAAAGTTTTTCTGATCCTAGAAAAGTCGAGGGAGTTGAGCTTACGCAAAATCCGATTCCAAATATTGAGAACATCATGAAGACCCATACGAGTGGGCAAATGCAGTCAGATGGATACGGTGGCGGGACTGCCAATATGGAGTTCCAGACTCTGACAGGTTTACCTTTCTATAATTTATCTCAAACAGTTTCTGTCTTGTATACGGAAGTCTTTCCTAAGCTCCATGATGTGCCAGCTATCAGTAATGCATACTTAAAACAGAATAAGGTTGCTGTTCACTTAGCAGGTAAATCGAATTATTCTCGGGATATTGTGTATTCGAGATTAGATTTCAAAGATTTTATTACGACAGATACAAAGGGAATCAAGTACAGAAAAGAAGGAATTAGTCCGAGTGATGAATCCACCTATAATATTGTGTTGGATAACTTAAACGACAAATCAGGACAGTTCTTTTCTGTGATGACCATGCAAAATCATACCCCATGGTTAGAAGCAAATCTAGAAACTTTGGAGGCAAAGGGGAAAGGGTTTAGTGATGAAGAAAATTCAAAACTAACTTTCTATAGTCGTTTACTTTCACAAACCGACACTGCCACCCAATCCTTCCTTGAAAGTCTTTCTAAAATAGATAAGAAGATTACAGTGGTGTTCTATGGGGATCACTTGCCAGGTCTTTATCCTGAGTCGGCCTTTAAGAATAATCCAGAGAGTCAGTATCAGACAGACTACTTTATTTGGAGTAATTTTGATGCACCCAAATTGAATTATCCTTTGGTCAATTCAAGTGATTTCTCTGCTATGGTCTTTGAACAGACCAATTCAAAAGTTTCGCCTTACTATGCTTTGTTGACAGAAGTGCTGAAAAAAGCAAGTGTCGATAAAAAGGCCTTAGAAGGGGAAGCACAAGAAATTGCGGACGATTTAAAAATGGTTGAATACGACCTGATTAGTGGGAAAGGTTACCTTTCTAAAGACTTCTTTAAAGTTCCAACTGATAAATCCAATTAA
- a CDS encoding EbsA family protein encodes MIKIFGKVHYHWQPDLSILVTYWSIAVIPVFIGLALMYESSSVPTLVLFSFFLFMVLLAIGVHRYFTIYDDGILRIITANPFTPIKVKITSIEKVEVNKKSIKLVFNNGSRSRTFCMRKWPKKYFINALALNPYFKGEVVLTDNFIHVDYYEMYYADK; translated from the coding sequence ATGATTAAGATATTTGGAAAGGTCCATTATCATTGGCAACCGGACTTATCTATTCTTGTGACTTATTGGTCCATTGCAGTGATTCCGGTCTTTATTGGACTGGCCTTGATGTATGAGAGCTCTAGTGTGCCAACGCTAGTTTTGTTTTCGTTCTTTTTATTTATGGTCTTGCTCGCGATTGGAGTTCATCGTTACTTTACTATTTATGATGATGGGATTTTACGGATTATTACAGCCAATCCTTTTACCCCAATTAAAGTGAAGATCACTTCCATTGAGAAAGTAGAAGTGAATAAGAAGTCTATCAAACTCGTCTTTAATAATGGTTCGCGTAGTCGGACATTCTGTATGCGCAAATGGCCGAAAAAATACTTTATCAATGCACTTGCCTTAAATCCCTATTTTAAGGGTGAAGTAGTTTTGACGGATAACTTTATTCATGTGGACTACTATGAGATGTATTATGCAGACAAATAA
- a CDS encoding ferredoxin, translated as MKVTLIPDRCIACGLCQTYSELFDYHDNGIVKFTEEDDLLEKEVPVTNDVLEAIRECPTHALLKD; from the coding sequence ATGAAAGTTACGTTAATTCCAGATCGTTGCATCGCTTGCGGTCTCTGTCAAACCTACTCTGAGTTGTTCGATTACCATGATAATGGCATCGTCAAATTTACCGAAGAGGACGACCTCCTCGAAAAAGAAGTCCCTGTCACAAACGATGTTCTCGAGGCTATCAGAGAATGCCCCACTCATGCTCTCTTAAAAGATTAA
- a CDS encoding SAG1386/EF1546 family surface-associated protein, whose protein sequence is MAKEPWEEDIYDDGEETLKRTSKLNGVKADRLLTILAIIFFVVVVAMVCLLIFLSTGGSDKSKQMAGFYNGETKVEQTSSAPVAQTDQATTKDSSKDENSEEGTITVQAGEGEAAIAARAGISIAQLEQLNPSHMSTGSWYANPGDVVKIQ, encoded by the coding sequence ATGGCAAAAGAACCATGGGAAGAAGACATTTACGATGATGGAGAAGAAACATTGAAAAGAACGAGTAAATTAAATGGAGTGAAGGCTGATCGTCTCTTAACGATTTTGGCGATTATTTTCTTTGTGGTGGTTGTGGCCATGGTGTGTTTGTTGATTTTCCTTTCTACCGGAGGAAGCGACAAATCAAAACAAATGGCTGGTTTCTACAATGGAGAGACTAAGGTTGAACAGACATCATCAGCTCCTGTAGCACAGACGGACCAAGCAACTACTAAAGATAGTTCAAAAGATGAGAACTCTGAAGAAGGCACGATCACTGTTCAAGCAGGTGAAGGGGAAGCAGCGATCGCTGCGCGTGCTGGTATTTCCATTGCCCAATTGGAACAGTTAAATCCATCCCACATGTCTACAGGATCTTGGTACGCCAATCCTGGTGATGTCGTTAAGATTCAGTAG
- the cmk gene encoding (d)CMP kinase translates to MKQIQIAIDGPASSGKSTVAKIIAKDLGYTYLDTGAMYRAATYLALQNNLTAEQVDDLLDLLDQYPISFGRSEEGEQLVFVADVDITHPIRDNQVTNNVSWVAALAPVREKLVTLQQAIAAEGGIVMDGRDIGTVVLPHAELKIFLVASVEERAERRYKENVEKGITADLELLKKEIAERDYKDSHRVVSPLKPAADAIHFDTTGVGIADVVAFIEEKAKKLLDKE, encoded by the coding sequence ATGAAACAAATTCAAATTGCTATTGATGGCCCCGCTTCTAGTGGAAAGTCTACGGTTGCAAAAATTATTGCTAAGGATCTGGGTTATACCTATTTGGATACAGGAGCTATGTACCGTGCGGCGACTTACCTAGCTTTGCAAAATAATTTAACAGCTGAACAGGTTGATGACCTCTTAGATCTTTTAGATCAGTATCCAATTAGCTTCGGTCGTTCGGAAGAAGGAGAGCAGCTTGTCTTTGTAGCAGACGTAGATATTACTCACCCGATTCGCGATAACCAAGTGACCAACAATGTTTCATGGGTTGCAGCACTTGCGCCAGTCCGTGAAAAACTTGTCACTCTACAGCAAGCAATTGCAGCAGAGGGGGGCATCGTCATGGATGGTCGTGATATTGGGACCGTCGTTCTTCCACATGCAGAGTTGAAGATCTTCTTGGTCGCTTCTGTTGAGGAGCGGGCGGAACGTCGTTATAAGGAAAATGTTGAGAAGGGCATCACAGCGGATCTTGAATTATTGAAAAAAGAAATCGCTGAGCGGGACTATAAGGACAGCCACCGTGTCGTTTCTCCTTTGAAACCTGCAGCTGATGCCATTCATTTTGATACGACGGGTGTTGGAATTGCAGACGTTGTTGCCTTTATTGAAGAAAAAGCAAAAAAACTTCTTGACAAAGAATAA
- the infC gene encoding translation initiation factor IF-3 has translation MKTIAKQDLFINDEIRVREVRLIGLEGEQLGIKPLSEAQALADDANVDLVLIQPQAKPPVAKIMDYGKFKFEYQKKQKEQRKKQSVVTVKEVRLSPVIDKGDFDTKLRNARKFLEKGNKVKVSIRFKGRMITHKEIGAKVLADFAEATQDVAIIEQRAKMDGRQMFMQLAPATDKK, from the coding sequence GTGAAAACCATAGCAAAGCAAGACTTATTCATCAATGATGAAATTCGTGTACGTGAAGTTCGCTTAATCGGTCTTGAAGGTGAGCAATTGGGTATCAAACCACTTAGCGAAGCGCAAGCACTTGCGGACGACGCTAATGTTGACTTGGTTCTCATTCAACCTCAAGCTAAACCTCCTGTTGCGAAAATTATGGACTACGGTAAGTTCAAATTTGAGTATCAGAAGAAGCAAAAAGAACAACGCAAAAAACAAAGCGTTGTGACCGTGAAAGAAGTTCGTTTGAGCCCAGTGATTGACAAGGGTGATTTCGATACGAAACTTCGCAATGCTCGCAAATTCCTTGAAAAAGGAAATAAAGTGAAGGTATCCATTCGCTTTAAGGGTCGGATGATTACCCACAAAGAGATTGGTGCTAAAGTTTTAGCCGACTTCGCTGAAGCGACACAAGATGTGGCGATCATCGAACAACGTGCTAAGATGGATGGACGTCAAATGTTCATGCAATTGGCGCCAGCAACTGACAAGAAATAA
- the rpmI gene encoding 50S ribosomal protein L35, with product MPKQKTHRASAKRFKRTGSGGLKRFRAYTSHRFHGKTKKQRRHLRKASMVHAGDFKRIKAMLTRLK from the coding sequence ATGCCAAAACAAAAAACACACCGCGCATCAGCTAAACGTTTCAAACGTACAGGTTCTGGTGGACTTAAACGTTTCCGTGCTTACACTTCTCACCGTTTCCACGGAAAAACTAAGAAACAACGTCGTCATCTTCGTAAAGCATCTATGGTGCATGCAGGAGATTTCAAACGTATCAAAGCAATGCTTACTCGCTTGAAATAA
- the rplT gene encoding 50S ribosomal protein L20, which yields MARVKGGVVSRKRRKRILKLAKGYYGAKHILFRTAKEQVMNSYYYAYRDRRQKKRDFRKLWITRINAAARLNGLSYSQLMHGLKLAEIEVNRKMLADLAVNDAAAFTALADAAKAKLGK from the coding sequence ATGGCACGTGTTAAAGGTGGCGTTGTATCACGCAAACGTCGTAAACGTATTCTTAAATTAGCTAAAGGTTACTATGGAGCTAAACATATCTTGTTCCGTACTGCAAAAGAACAAGTAATGAACTCATACTACTATGCATACCGTGACCGTCGTCAAAAGAAACGTGACTTCCGTAAATTGTGGATCACACGTATCAATGCGGCAGCTCGTTTGAACGGACTTTCATACTCACAATTGATGCATGGTTTGAAATTGGCTGAGATCGAAGTTAACCGTAAAATGCTTGCTGACTTGGCTGTTAACGATGCAGCAGCTTTCACAGCTCTTGCAGATGCAGCTAAAGCAAAACTTGGTAAATAA
- a CDS encoding deoxycytidylate deaminase produces the protein MTHNRLAWDEYFAAQALLISNRATCNRAKVGAVLVKDNKVIATGYNGSVSGTDHCLEDGCLMVEGHCVRTIHAEVNAILQGAERGIPKGFTAYVTHFPCLNCTKQLLQVGCKRVVYIHQYRIDEYAEYLYREKEVELMHLPIEEVKQAIAETELV, from the coding sequence GTGACACATAATCGACTAGCATGGGATGAGTATTTTGCAGCACAGGCCTTACTAATTTCAAATCGGGCAACTTGTAATCGCGCTAAGGTTGGGGCTGTACTGGTTAAGGATAATAAGGTCATTGCAACGGGTTATAATGGGTCCGTTTCTGGGACAGATCATTGTCTAGAGGATGGCTGTCTAATGGTCGAGGGGCATTGTGTCCGGACGATTCATGCAGAAGTCAATGCTATTTTGCAAGGTGCTGAACGTGGAATTCCAAAAGGGTTTACAGCTTATGTGACGCATTTTCCTTGTCTCAATTGTACCAAGCAGTTACTCCAAGTTGGTTGCAAGCGGGTGGTATACATTCATCAGTATCGAATTGATGAATATGCCGAGTATCTCTACCGTGAAAAAGAAGTAGAACTGATGCATTTACCGATTGAAGAGGTGAAACAGGCAATTGCAGAGACAGAACTGGTCTAG